The Coffea arabica cultivar ET-39 chromosome 2c, Coffea Arabica ET-39 HiFi, whole genome shotgun sequence genome includes the window ATGGACACAtcttttaatcatcttttttatGTCATATCTAGtacatcattatatatatatatatatatatatatatatatatatatatatatatatatatgtcctaAAAAATTATAgtccaaatatatatataaaagttgAGAATTACAACTCAACAATGCTACAAATAAACTTGTAAATAGTGAGAgaacaaatttatatataataaaacTTGAATACAAAACTTCTAAATCTTGATACTCCAGCCCTAACAAATAAATTAATGTCTCGTCACTGTAGGAAGTGACAATCTTGCAAATTTAACTTGCTTCACACAATTTCGAATTCATTTTCAATTGTCTAGCATAAAAAACCTCAGGGATAAGTGCAAATTTTGATTGATCCCAATTGATAATTTCCATAGCAGAAAGAAAAGGATGAGAAATTTGAAGTAAAAATCACAACTGAATTCAAGAAAATTAGAATCATTAGCCTTTGATATTCGTTTGGTTAGTGGATTATTagcaaaaaattatttattagtaTCATCAATATAATAGTGTTtaaatcatctttttatctttcagacatcacataaaaaaaataaaatgttacaatatttttttcaaaaaattattttgtataATCTAGTGTACAAATACGCTCTTTCACCATGACTTCCAGGTTTGGCAGTCTCTGGCTTCCAATTTTCATGCGGCCAAAAATGTCTTCACGTTGCTTCCTATCTAAGCTAGTCACAGGCTCACACTTTGACATTGATACCGTGCCAACGCAATGTAACATGCATTAATTCCCAAAAAGCCCTTTCAACGACCCCAATCGAAATCATTTCCACCTGTACGAAATGGTAACTTCATATCAAACATCTTTATGAGCCCTTCTGTGAGACCCCAAATCTTCCCAGTCATCATGCTTCCGTCCATTTTCCCTCCCCTCTTTTAAAACTCTCTGCCTTTCCATAAGCATCTCCTTCCTCAAactttactctctctctctacaaaaAAGTTCCCAAAAAGGTGAACGcaaatgaggaaatttttcaGTCGGGGTTCGAGCGGCGATTCGCCGCAGCAGCAAGCGTCTCCGTCTCCGGAGCCGTCACCTCCTTTTCGCTTACCCGTGACTTCCAATATGACAGTAGGACCTGCTAGGCCGATCCGCTTCATATACTATGACGACAAAGGCAAGTTCCAAATGGATCCAGAGGCTGTCGCCGTGCTTCAGCTCGTCAAAGAGCCCGTCGGCGTTGTCTCCGTCTGTGGTCGTGCCCGTCAAGGCAAGAGTTTCATACTAAATCAGGTAAATTTCGAATTTCCAGCATAGGGTTTTGTGACTTACTTGAATTTCTTCGTTAATGGTAAACCTAGGTTTAGATTTGACTGTTTTTTCCAGTAATTGGGTAATGGACTTGCGAATTAATTGCGGTTAATTTGTTGTTAGTTGTACGGAACATTGATATTGGGCACAATGTAAGGGAATGGAGTTATTAAGCCGGACTAGCCCGTTCAAGGTTTAAAGACGAAAGAGACTAATTAACTCTGCTCAAACAATCTCAGTGGGTACAGATATAAGTGACAACGGTCGCTTAAATAGTTTTAAatgcttttattttattgaatttggTGTAATTCAGTTGGGTATCTGGGATGACTGAACGTTACTGCATTTCACTTCAGATGGTACTGTGAAAAAGAAAGTTGGCAACTTGGTGTTTTACCTTCTTCTGCCTATCTGTTAATTCCAAGACACAGTTGTCCTCATTGCCTTGTGCTATTATATTATTTGTTGGTGAGCTAAAAATATAGGCTTGGGATTACACAAGACACGGTTTTAATGATTCAGCCTGAAAGTGAGGTATAATTTGTCAATTACTGGATTTGATTTCTTTGGTGGTTGGCAAAAGGAATACATTATTTGCTTTGCCTCTTTTAAAAGGATAAGTAATTTTGAATTACATTTTATGTAACGGGTGGATATGGAATTATGGGAGGTTTTGGGCCATAGGTACAGCGATTGACTCAAACACCGAGATGGTGAAAGTGGCCTGCTGATGGTTGTCTTTTTTGGGAGAAGATGGTGAAGATCTCATACCAATGAGGAACCTTTTTTAAGTAAAGGAATCACACTTTGTTGGCACCAGTATATCCTTTGACCTAAGTCAAAACTATAAAGAGTCCAGGGTACCAGAAAATAGGTAAAATAGAGATGAGTGGACGCTCTTCAATTTAGTGTTGGTTTTTGGTTACAAGACGAAATCCCAGTTGCTGCTTTATTTGGCAATAAGTTGGTTTGATTTTTGCCAGACAAGTAAACCTTTAGATGGAGGCTTCATATCTCTGAGTTTCCTTTCCCACTCAAATTAGTTGTACCCCAGAAAGTTTATAGTCTACTGTTAGGACAAAACCATGTTTCTTGTAGATAGTCTCTGCGTTGGTACTTGGTATTAGAAAAGGCATCATATGTGATATCATTTTACCAAGTCCTTTACTACTTTTTGAGCGAGAAGTGATTTTCACATTCTGATTCGTCACATAGATTGGAAATATTTCTGGTGAAATTGGGTCTCATCTCCATTCTTTCACTCTAtgtcaaattttatatatttttctcgAAAAAGTGAAACTGTTCTTGATAGTGTTCAACAGACTGAAAAGTGCTCTATACTGGTGCTTCAAATTATTTATATCCAAGATTTCTAGGAAAGCCTTTTACTGGTGCTGCTATAGCGTCCTAGTTCATTCTAAATGATTCGATAAGAGTAAAACTTCATCTATCCGTTTGAGTTTTTTGGCTGTCTGATGTAACATTATCGATAATCTATATTTTGTTTTGTCTGCCACATAATTGcctacttttttattttctgaGAAGCTGTTTGGTGTTAATGTGCTATAGCTTCTTGGGAGGAGTAGTGGGTTTCAAGTTGCAGCAACTCATCGGCCATGTACCAAAGGCATTTGGCTGTGGAGCGCACCTTTGAAGAGAACTGCTCTTGATGGAACAGAGTACAATCTTTTACTCTTGGACACTGAAGGAATTGATGCCTATGATCAAACGGTTAGTTCTGTTCTATTTTGTCATACCCCTTCTAAATGTTATGCAATTCAGCCAGTATTTTTACATTATCTGTTTCAAATTCAGGATTAAACTATTTTAAacttgacctttttttttctctctttccatCATTGTCAGGGAACATATAGTACACAAATATTCTCCTTGGCTGTCCTCCTATCAAGCTTGTTCATATACAACCAggtttctgaaaatttttttccctGGAACTGTTGATTTTTTGAGATGCATAGTTGTTTATCTAGTTTAAGTAGTTTGTTTTGATATTTTAGGTAGTATGTTTGCAATTTTCTTGtgttatatatatgtgtatatatatatatatatatatatatatatatatatatatgcttaagGTTTTCTAGCTCAAAAGTTTTCCTGTTTTGGAATATCACTGTGTTGGTTCAGATGGGTGGCATTGATGAAGCTGCACTAGATCGCCTCTCTCTTGTTACTGAAATGACTAAGCATATTCGTGTCAGAGCCAGTGGAACAGGGAGTACAGCTTCCGAGCTTGGGCAGTTTTCTCCAATTTTTGTGTGGCTTCTCAGGGTAATTTAGAATTGAGATTCCATGTTATTAATTGATGAATAGGCTTTATAGTGCACGATTAATTTTCTCCTGTGAGTCTTGTTACCAGTAGCTTGCCTATTGGGGCCTAGGCATACAAGGATGTGCTTATTTCAGTTTATTACTGCAGGATTTTTATTTGGACTTGGTggaggataataggaaaataaCACCTCGTGACTACTTAGAGCTTGCTCTCAGACCAGTCCAAGGTGGCGCTAGAGATATAACTACCAAAAATGAGGTTGTACATCTGCTTCAACATTCTTATAATACACAGCATCGTACCCACAGATGTCCATTTTGCTTCAGTAGTTGTAACTGGTTTCTTGGGCTGAATTTTGTCACAGCCTGAGCTTGAGTATTAGGATTATATGTTAAATATTGTGGATTCATATTACAATGCTATTACCATCATCAAGTACTTTTATGCAGACTGCCACTCATTGTATGAATCTTAGTTCTTTTATGGTAGTTCTACTATTTTAACATTTGCCAATTTTATCTAGTTAATTCTGCTGATGAGTTAGACTATATTTCCAGATTCGCGAGTCCATTCGAGCTCTTTTTCCAGACAGAGAATGCTTTACTCTTGTTAGGCCTTTGAGCAACGAAAATGATCTCCAACGACTAGACCAAATTGCTGTCAGTATCACTCTGTTTTGTGAATACTATAGGACTATCATTAGGATACGTAAATGCTACAAATGTGCAAATGATTTAGTATTTCCTCTTTGATTTTGCAGCTGGACAAATTACGACCAGAATTTAGAACTGGTCTTGATGCTTTGACTAGATTTGTGTTTGAGAGGACAAGGCCTAAGCAAGTAGGAGCGACGGTAATGACAGGGCCCATTCTTGCTCGCATCACTCAGTCCTTCCTAGATGCTCTTAATAAAGGAGCAGTGCCAACAATAACATCCTCATGGCAGGTTAGTGGTGGATTATGTGGTTTTATACTCGTCTGGTAAATTCAAACCTCCAACTCTGTTGAATCTTTAACTCAAAAGGTATAAATACGACCCATAAGGACTTGAATATTTGTCCATAGATATCATTTGAAGATACTTATGCCCAAGTAAGATATTGACCTGAGAAGTTTCCTATTTGTGGTAGTTAGGAGTAGAAAGTTGTTATGATGTTCTTTTTTGCAGCCTGTGTGTATAGCGGGGTTGCATATTTCTTGTACCAAGAATTTGTTTCAGTTCAATAAGTAACCACTTATTCCCTTGAATTGAAATCTCACtacaactcttttttttttccttggaggATTGATAGTTAAATTTTGAGTTCTTACTTTAAGGAAGCTGTCGTAGAAGGGGCTAAAATTTGTTCATTCTCTGATGGTACTAAGGGATATATTTGTTCTCTGATAATATTAAGGGATGTATATGTTCATTCTCTGAAGTTTGATAGCGCTATGGGGCAAATTTATGTTCTTgaccaaaatatttaaaatagtAGCTTAAGCTTTTAGGAAGACTAAATTTATTAGCATTTCATTCTGAAAAGTTTGCCAGTGTGTGACTGCATCAAGCTTTAGCTGCAAGTGAAGTTGCCAAAAGAGAGCTCTTTTATGAGAGTTATACCAAGTATTGTGGTAATTGTCAGTGAACattaaaatgataaaagtaaggGGCCTTTTGGTTGCAAAGTTGTTTATTATTCAGAAAAATGATTTCTGTGTTTAGTCTTGATAACATTACAAAGATAAATACATTTGATAGTTTTTATCTTTTGAAGAACATAAATAAGAATAACATAGTCGAAACCAAATAATCTTGCTATTGTTTCAGTTACCTTTTTATCAATTTTACATTTGTAATCTATCCTGTTCCTCCTGCCCACCCAAACCATAATAATGCACAAGGCCACAACCCTGTGGACATCCTGGTGAAGACCACTTTTCCACCTCAAACATGAAATGTTTCTTCCTTGTGCTAATCTGTAATGTAATTAAATGTTGAAGGAAAAGATATAGCAGCTTTTGTTATGCCTTCCATTTTTGGTTTCATGTGCATAATAGAAGTACTTCAGAACATAGGGATTTAGATATCTTTGTTTGTCTGTTTATTTTGACTATTAGAGTTTGTTGGATTCGGTAATTGCATTGAGGCAATTAAGGTATTTGCAACTGAATATGAATTAAAAAAAGGTGAGTGGCTCCTTGGAAGTGTTGGGTTGTTGGTGATGTAAAGGAGTGGAGTCAAAGCAAAGAAGGCTTTCGGAGATGGTGTTGGAGGATAAGAGTGGTGGGAGAAAAATTAGGCTGATGGTTTGTGTGTTCGCTTGCTTTAGAGGATAAAAGCAAGGGAATGACCTCCAGAGGCGTGGGTGCAAGATTGTTAGGTAGTACTCACAGATATATCGAATGGAGTTGCAGTAGGCACTTGGGGTGTGTGTTTCTCTAGGCAGAGACCATTGGTGTTTTCTTCTAAAGGTTTTGCTGGTTATGTGATTTGAGTGCTTGAGGCTTTGAGTGTGTTCATATGTGAAAAACGAGTCCTCAAAACAAGTAAAATCACATTCTTTCTGCTTTTGAAGAGACACATCCATTTCAAAGATGTGTTTGAGAAATAACAAATACAAAGGGATGTCAAATGGAAATATCTGTTTTTGTTTGTGAAAGTAGGAAGGGTAAAAGTAATTCAATTGAAAAGATATATTAGAAAGTTTACAAGTTTTACTGAAGTGAGCTAGCATACTTTCTTAATCTCTTCCTTACTGTTGCTGTTGTTAAAACAACATTTTCATGAttgatgttatttttgaaaGTTGCAACTGAGCGTGCTCATCGATCATTAATTCATAGCTTTAAATCTTGTTGTACTTTACCTATTTGTGTTTCCCATTACTGATTTGCTTTTTTGATTTCATTTGGGCAGAGCGTTGAAGAAACTGAGTGTCAAAGAGCATTTGATGTGGCTACTGAAGTTTATATGTCTTCATTTGACCGTTCGAAGCCTCCTGAGGAAGTAAGTTTTGCTTCTAAACTCCTTGGATTGGCTGCTGGTAGGTTCTTATTGCAGTGTGGTTGTAGGCTGTGCTTAGAGAAGCACATGAAGATGCTGTTCAAAAAGCTGTGGCTGCGTTTAATGCTACTGCTGTAGGGGGTGGTTCGACTAGGCAGAAGTATGAGAAGCGTTTTCAGACCTTCATTAAAAAAGCATTTGAGGTAATTTTAACCATGTTCATATACAGCTGGATTTGTGTAATACTTGTTCCAAACATAAGAGGAATGGAAACAAGGAGTTGCCTTTCCTTCTTTAGTCTGGTTTGCTTGTATGATTTGAGATTTAAAAGTGACATGTTAATAGAGTTTTATAAGTGGCATGTCAAGTTAATAGAATATTGCTAAGGGCAGGTTGAGGCATAGGAGGAGCTCAGCCTGAGATGAGGATAGATAGCAAATGTTACACTTAACAAAATATTGTCCGTGCATTGTTTTTGCCCTTTTTTCATTCTGATTCCGTAACATCTTTCTTTTAGTCCGTGCATTGTTTTTACCGTTTATTCATAATGATTCCCTAACATCTTTCTTTTTAGCTTCAGGTTAATTCCAATAGTCCCTTGATATACAATTGAATCAATGTGTTTTGCTATATCTTTTTTTCCTAGTTTAGTATAACATGCCAGCAAATCCTTTGAAAGTATTATGTTACCTTGACTAGGACTTTAGTGAACACTCTAACCTAAAACACCTTGTATCACTGTAAGTGGTCTCTTCTCTCCCTCCCAATTCCTGAACCTGCTTATTAAATCCTCTATCAATAGCGCTTTCCTttaccttcatttttttttctgggccAGAGCTTCTTAAAGTTGTTGCATGTTTACACTTGAATAATTGTGTGCTTTTTGCATAAATTCATCTTGTCTGCAGTGTAAGCTATGAGCTGATTCGTCTGTAAGATGATGTATTTGTCTACAACCATATTTTTATGACTGCATGAGTTTGTTCATCTCTCTTCTGCTTGAGACTTTGTTGCAGAGTCTCTCTGTTGTTTGTTATGTGTAATGTATGTTAGAGAATGGGAAGGGCAGGGTTTCATCCCTCGATTGCACCAAAAGGGGAGGGGAAAGAGCAGAGAGAGGGAAGGTCGGAGATGATGATTCATATTTATGGCATATACCTATAGAGCTTTATAGCATGCATTTTGCAGAAATTGCTTTCTATTAAGTGCAAGAATGTCTTGAAAATTGGGGATTTGCCAGAATACTGTCTGGAAAATTTAGAACGTTGATGGAGTAGATTGATCTGACTAAAAGAATGGGGAGGCAAAATGTAGGTTAAGTAAAGTTGGACAGGGCTTTTGGATTTAATCTGATATTATTCCCCCTTTTCACCTTTGCCACTCAATGAATTAATTCTTTACATTTTCTACTGCTGTCACCCTATGGTGGTTAACTTGGATATGGTGTTAATGCAGGATATTAAGAAGGATGCTTTCAGGGAAGCTTATCTGCAGTGTTCAAATGCCATACAGAATATGGATAGGGAACTTAGAAGTGCTTGCCATGCTGCAGATGCAAAAGTAGATAATGTCCTTAAGGTTAGGGTTTGAGTCTTAAACTTATCTTGCTCTGCGGAAAATCTGTCTTGACTTGACTCTTTCAAGTTCCATGGCCTGTTACTCGTGGACATTAGTAATCTGAATATATCAGGGTGAAGAATGACTAACAATGCTCCATAGTATTGTGGTGGACTTATTTTTTTGTTGTGTTGCAGGTTCTTGATGGCCTTCTATCCAAATATGAATCCAGTTGTCATGGtccagaaaaatggaaaaagctGACTATTTTCTTGCAACAGAGGTTTGTATTGACTTTCTGTAAGATGATGAGAAGGTTTTTTATCTGATCTTACATGTGACTGAATTGACTTTCCCCAGTTTGGAGGGTCCAATTAATGACCTCATTAAGAAACAAATAGATCGAATTGGATCAGAGAAGAGTTCTCTTTCATTGAAGTGCCGTTCAATTGAAGATAGGATGAATTTGCTGAACAAACAATTTGAAACTGCTGAGCAGCAAAAGTCTGAATATTTGAAGCGTTATGAAGATGCCATCAACGACAAGAAGAAGCTTGCTGATGATTACATGAATCGCATAACCAATTTGCAGGGCAAATGCAGTTCTTTGGAAGAGAGATGTTCCAGCATATCAAGAACATTGGAGTCAGTGAAGCAGGAGTCAACAGAATGGAAGAGGAAGTATGAGCAGCTCTCGTATAAGCAAAAGGCTGAAGAAGACCAAGTAAATTCTGAAATTCAAATTCTTAAATCCAAAAGTCATGCTGCTGAAGCTAGGCTGGCTGCTGCTCATGAACAAGCTCAGTCTGCCCGAGAAGAGGCAGAGGAATGGAAGCGGAAATATGACATTGCTGTGAAAGAAGCTAAAAATGCCCTTGAGAAGGCTGCCACTGTGCAAGAACGGACCAATAAGCAAACCCAACATAGAGAAGATGCTCTTAGGGCTGAATTTGCCAGTACCTTGGCTGAGAAGGTGCAGATCTCCGGTTTCCATATGTGCTTGCACGTGCATGTGTAGATGTCTTGTGGTGCTTTTGCACTGTCCATTGATAATAGTTGTACTTGATTTTTGTTTGCTATTGTCACTGCAGGAAGAGGAAGTAAAGGAAAAGGCATCTAGACTTGAGCTTGCTGATCAGCGTTTGGCTACTATCAATGTAGACCTAAAGGTGAGTCAACCACCATACATTCTTTGTGCTTGCAGTAAAGTGAGTATGTCTATGCTTGGGTATGCTGAATGTGCTCTTCGCTTTTGGCAGGCTGCTGAATCAAAGATGAAGAACTATGAACTTGAAATATCGGGCTTGAAACGAGAACTGAAGGAGTTAAATGAAAGGCTAGAAAATTCCAATGCTACTGCACAGTCATTTGAAAGAGAAGCAAGGCTTCTGGAGCAGCAAAAAGTTCATTTGGAGCAGAAGTACCGATCTGAATTCAGCAGATTTGAGGAGGTCCAGGAAAGATGTAAATCTGCTGAAAGAGAGGCTAAAAGAGCAACAGAGTTGGCTGACCAGGCTAGAGCTGAAGCAGTTGTTGCTCAAAAAGAGAAGAGTGAGATCCAAAGAACTGCAATGGAGAGATTGGCCCAGATAGAGAGAGCAGAGAGGCACCTGGAAAGCTTAGAAAGGCAGAAACTGGATCTCACCAATGAAGTGGAGAAATATCGTGCTTCAGGGATGGATGCACTGGCCAAAGTTGAAATGCTGGAGGCGCGAGTGGGAGAAAGGGAGAAAGAAATAGAGTCACTGTTGGAATCGAATAATGAAGAGAGGACTAGCACAGTTCAAGTACTGGAGAAGTTGTTGGATACCGAACGTGCGGCACGTGCGGAAGCAAACAATAGG containing:
- the LOC113726083 gene encoding uncharacterized protein; the encoded protein is MRKFFSRGSSGDSPQQQASPSPEPSPPFRLPVTSNMTVGPARPIRFIYYDDKGKFQMDPEAVAVLQLVKEPVGVVSVCGRARQGKSFILNQLLGRSSGFQVAATHRPCTKGIWLWSAPLKRTALDGTEYNLLLLDTEGIDAYDQTGTYSTQIFSLAVLLSSLFIYNQMGGIDEAALDRLSLVTEMTKHIRVRASGTGSTASELGQFSPIFVWLLRDFYLDLVEDNRKITPRDYLELALRPVQGGARDITTKNEIRESIRALFPDRECFTLVRPLSNENDLQRLDQIALDKLRPEFRTGLDALTRFVFERTRPKQVGATVMTGPILARITQSFLDALNKGAVPTITSSWQSVEETECQRAFDVATEVYMSSFDRSKPPEEAVLREAHEDAVQKAVAAFNATAVGGGSTRQKYEKRFQTFIKKAFEDIKKDAFREAYLQCSNAIQNMDRELRSACHAADAKVDNVLKVLDGLLSKYESSCHGPEKWKKLTIFLQQSLEGPINDLIKKQIDRIGSEKSSLSLKCRSIEDRMNLLNKQFETAEQQKSEYLKRYEDAINDKKKLADDYMNRITNLQGKCSSLEERCSSISRTLESVKQESTEWKRKYEQLSYKQKAEEDQVNSEIQILKSKSHAAEARLAAAHEQAQSAREEAEEWKRKYDIAVKEAKNALEKAATVQERTNKQTQHREDALRAEFASTLAEKEEEVKEKASRLELADQRLATINVDLKAAESKMKNYELEISGLKRELKELNERLENSNATAQSFEREARLLEQQKVHLEQKYRSEFSRFEEVQERCKSAEREAKRATELADQARAEAVVAQKEKSEIQRTAMERLAQIERAERHLESLERQKLDLTNEVEKYRASGMDALAKVEMLEARVGEREKEIESLLESNNEERTSTVQVLEKLLDTERAARAEANNRAQALSVQLQATQGKLDMLQQQLTAMRLNETAWDGKLKTASHGKRVRVDDYELGVESIHDVGANDKASRGNKRSKSTSSPLKFSTPEDGGSVYRGDEDTHSQQTNTEDYTKFTIQRLKQELTKHNFGDELLQLKNPNKKDILALYEKCVIQKS